A region from the Patescibacteria group bacterium genome encodes:
- the cofE gene encoding coenzyme F420-0:L-glutamate ligase, which produces MKNLYSITLTAIPNIPLIKEGDDISAIILKCVSNAGIVFEDKDVLVVTSKIISKAEGRLVSLASVTPSTKALEIAGISGKDARIVELMIQEAQIIDVKPGVVETLHNLGFICTSGGIDRANTAKPEEEKVSLLPINPDESARIISDAIAKSTGKKVGVVINDSLGIRYRVGSIGLAIGVAGMPAVLKGAVDEVDLYGKKRNVNISFADEISASGSLLMGQSKAGLPVVLIRGFKYPNEDGKLPDLIATDQLKNDMRGII; this is translated from the coding sequence ATGAAAAATCTTTATTCCATTACACTTACTGCAATTCCAAACATTCCCTTAATCAAAGAAGGTGATGATATTAGTGCTATTATCCTCAAGTGTGTTAGCAATGCTGGTATTGTTTTTGAGGATAAGGATGTGCTCGTAGTGACTTCAAAAATTATTTCTAAGGCGGAGGGTCGTTTGGTATCCCTCGCTTCCGTAACACCCTCAACAAAAGCTCTCGAGATTGCTGGTATAAGTGGCAAGGATGCAAGGATTGTGGAACTAATGATACAAGAGGCACAAATTATTGATGTAAAACCGGGTGTCGTCGAAACGCTTCACAATCTTGGTTTTATCTGTACGAGTGGAGGTATTGACCGTGCCAACACTGCAAAACCAGAAGAGGAAAAAGTAAGCTTGTTGCCAATCAATCCAGACGAAAGTGCCAGGATCATTAGTGATGCAATTGCCAAGTCAACTGGTAAAAAGGTAGGTGTGGTTATTAACGATTCTTTAGGTATTAGATATCGAGTTGGTTCTATTGGGCTTGCAATTGGTGTTGCCGGCATGCCTGCTGTTCTTAAAGGAGCAGTTGATGAGGTTGATCTTTATGGCAAGAAACGAAATGTAAACATTTCTTTTGCCGATGAAATATCCGCTTCAGGCTCTCTTTTAATGGGTCAGAGCAAGGCTGGGTTGCCAGTAGTTCTTATTCGTGGATTTAAATATCCAAATGAGGATGGTAAACTCCCTGATCTTATCGCCACAGATCAGTTAAAGAACGATATGCGTGGTATAATATAA
- a CDS encoding DDE-type integrase/transposase/recombinase, which yields MQIDSIARFDLNLKRYIITAVDLYSRFSFAYTYKSLSSKMALDFYQKLEKVAPFEIKAVKTDNGLEFERYFDSYLKENNISHFFSYPRTPKSNAFVERFNRTIQEEFVDRNIDCIEDAETFNSKLVDYLIYFNSIRPHRSLDNLTPMGFLVFKGILSKMSVTHT from the coding sequence GTGCAGATAGATTCCATAGCTAGATTTGACCTTAATCTTAAGAGATACATCATAACCGCAGTGGATTTATACTCTAGATTTTCCTTTGCCTATACATACAAAAGCTTGTCGTCAAAAATGGCGTTGGACTTCTATCAAAAGCTTGAGAAAGTAGCCCCATTTGAGATAAAGGCAGTTAAAACAGATAATGGTTTGGAGTTTGAGAGATACTTCGATTCTTATCTAAAGGAAAACAATATATCCCATTTCTTTTCTTACCCCAGAACCCCCAAATCAAACGCTTTCGTAGAGCGATTCAATAGAACTATTCAGGAGGAATTTGTAGACAGGAATATAGATTGTATAGAAGATGCAGAAACCTTTAACAGCAAACTTGTTGATTACTTGATATACTTTAACTCAATAAGACCACACAGAAGTTTAGATAACCTAACCCCAATGGGGTTTCTAGTATTTAAAGGCATTCTTTCCAAAATGTCCGTAACCCATACATAA
- a CDS encoding nucleotidyltransferase domain-containing protein — translation MKFKLEKINEHLTKLANEYVIENLKKQPSVEGVFLIGSVARNQACLDSDIDLLIVSNKKLSNDQQDNMSKDVFKDHKISLIYTNIDKIKKNISDGIVVDACFAKEAVPLYDPKNMIIEIKEIANNFKLDINLKSRINNAEDGLNDAIRYEKNNRLSEATAIALTNSFFFIRGFIQSFNSPYTSAKHMLGELNNIDKNLSKSYERMWKLGNLKKILKEFRYQIDYTKKHYL, via the coding sequence ATGAAATTTAAATTAGAAAAAATTAATGAACATTTAACAAAACTCGCAAATGAGTATGTTATAGAGAATCTTAAAAAGCAACCAAGCGTTGAAGGAGTTTTTTTAATTGGATCGGTTGCACGCAACCAAGCGTGTTTGGATTCGGACATTGATTTGCTTATTGTTAGTAATAAAAAATTGTCTAATGACCAGCAAGACAATATGTCAAAAGATGTATTTAAAGATCACAAAATATCTTTAATATATACCAATATAGATAAAATTAAAAAAAACATTAGTGATGGTATTGTTGTCGATGCTTGTTTTGCTAAAGAAGCTGTACCTCTATACGATCCTAAAAACATGATTATAGAAATAAAAGAGATCGCCAATAATTTTAAATTAGATATAAACCTAAAAAGTCGAATAAATAATGCCGAAGATGGTTTAAACGACGCCATTAGATATGAAAAAAATAATCGGTTATCCGAAGCAACTGCTATTGCTTTGACCAACTCTTTTTTCTTTATCCGAGGATTTATTCAGTCATTTAATTCGCCTTACACTTCCGCCAAGCATATGTTGGGTGAACTAAATAATATTGACAAAAATCTTTCTAAAAGTTATGAAAGAATGTGGAAATTGGGCAACCTGAAAAAAATTTTAAAAGAATTTAGATATCAAATAGATTACACAAAAAAGCATTATCTGTAA
- a CDS encoding ATP-dependent Clp protease proteolytic subunit yields MSNEINISQNITRSVYLFDSINPLSSKEIIKDINTFLIDDAHKPIMLFINSAGGRVVDTLAIHDFMSLCGVKISTVGIGVVASMAVLLLSSGKIGQRYITENTMIHLHLPFGRTEIKGTVAEELSEETDYQTTRLRELLIKYTKGKLDIAKIKGKKGILISPQEAIKLGIVDHISSAKNYEI; encoded by the coding sequence ATGTCAAACGAAATAAACATATCGCAAAATATTACCAGAAGTGTATATCTATTTGATAGTATCAATCCCCTTAGTTCTAAGGAGATAATAAAAGATATTAATACTTTTTTAATCGACGATGCACATAAACCTATAATGTTGTTTATTAATTCGGCAGGAGGTAGGGTGGTAGATACATTGGCAATTCACGATTTTATGAGTTTGTGTGGGGTAAAAATTAGCACCGTTGGAATAGGCGTAGTGGCAAGTATGGCTGTACTCTTGCTAAGTAGTGGAAAAATTGGTCAGCGGTACATTACCGAAAATACAATGATTCATTTGCACTTACCTTTTGGTAGAACAGAAATTAAAGGTACAGTAGCCGAAGAATTATCCGAAGAGACCGATTATCAAACAACAAGGTTGCGAGAGTTGCTAATAAAATATACTAAAGGAAAGCTTGACATAGCTAAAATCAAAGGAAAAAAAGGAATCTTAATTTCTCCGCAAGAAGCGATTAAATTAGGCATTGTTGACCATATAAGTTCTGCAAAAAATTATGAAATTTAA
- a CDS encoding SPASM domain-containing protein has product MEDYLLELNLGKNDYRVHCKPTHIVTIKDIIKLIKKVEEHFKWIGIGGHPLRFKKIADLINEIGLSTSNYYIVDSCNQFSNFGLEELAKYKNINLIAEIEKAKDINWLKKNKGSFSAVAVSVYTLFKNPKLESKLLLEKLTYDVEDVTWVIKDKEFVNYRSRKKTSSKVCGIVNSRLISSDTKGNFYPCVALCNSKYLLGNIYTNSVKEIIHNYNKFKQLITCPNCCQARSLASSNLMNQDYLCQTK; this is encoded by the coding sequence ATGGAAGATTATTTATTAGAACTAAACTTAGGCAAAAATGATTATCGAGTTCACTGTAAACCAACCCATATTGTAACTATCAAAGATATAATCAAACTCATTAAAAAAGTCGAAGAGCACTTTAAATGGATCGGGATTGGAGGACACCCTCTTCGTTTCAAAAAGATAGCGGATCTTATTAATGAGATTGGTCTTTCTACATCAAATTATTACATTGTAGACAGCTGTAATCAATTTTCTAATTTTGGTCTAGAAGAACTTGCAAAGTATAAGAATATAAATCTAATTGCCGAAATTGAAAAAGCGAAAGATATAAATTGGCTCAAGAAAAATAAGGGCAGTTTTTCGGCGGTTGCTGTAAGCGTATACACCCTATTTAAAAATCCAAAATTGGAATCTAAGTTACTTCTAGAAAAACTAACTTACGATGTTGAAGATGTAACATGGGTTATTAAGGATAAAGAATTTGTCAATTACCGGTCGCGTAAAAAAACTTCCAGCAAAGTATGTGGTATCGTGAACTCCAGATTAATTAGCAGCGACACCAAGGGTAATTTTTACCCTTGTGTTGCTTTGTGCAATTCAAAGTATTTACTTGGAAATATTTACACAAACTCAGTTAAGGAAATAATCCACAATTACAACAAATTTAAACAACTTATCACTTGCCCAAATTGTTGTCAGGCTAGAAGTTTAGCTAGTAGTAATTTAATGAATCAGGACTACCTATGTCAAACGAAATAA